ACAGGACACaatatgtgtttgtggtgtttggGAGGGAACAGCTGGTTCAGGCCAACACCTGTCCGGCTGACGGTGGTTGGGTTCAGAGAGGATTGAATCACAATAGCAAGCAAGTCGGATTACTCCCAGTCTTCTTATTATCTGCTGTTtatacacagaaacagacaaaatataTGAGGAAACAAAAGGTGAGAATGGAGGTGACGTGTTAAGTGAAAACCTACATTCTCTTTTaggattttttaattatattaggTGCACTAAGTGATTGCTATTAAATTCATCTTAAATAGTAAGATATTGCCGCGTTGCTTCTTGACAGAATCCAGGTTGATTTGTTGGCTTAAAGGCCTTGAGCATGATTACACGTGATGTAGATTATTAGGAACATACCAAACATATTTTCAGTAaagctgttttttctctctctgcgtTCGTACAGTCCATGGCATTCACTGTATATGTGTTATCAGTGCTTCTCCGTGACCTTCTTACAGGAACTCCTCCATCTGCAGGCTGTGTGTAAACCACAGCAGCTCTCCTTACACACGATTACACAACTCACTGTCTGACTGATACTGTCTCATTCAGCCAATCAGGAATTACCAGGAACTGCTGCAGGAGACACTGGACATGGGTGTTAAGCCTTTCTATCTCTCCTCAAGCTTTAAAGTcctgtcaaaatgttttaatgaagtGTTCACTTCACTTCACTCCTATTGCAGTATTGTAGTGGCACTTCTAGCTTAAATTTCTAACACCTGCTATCTTTTAGTTTGCTCTTAGCCATACAGAGTAtatatagtgtagtatgtatGCTGTACCTGTAAATCAAAAAGTAGATTCATTCATTTGCAGTTAGTCCCCATAAGCATGTCAAAGTTCTCCAATGTTAGACTCCATGAAGACTTACTTACCCTCTGTTAGCTAATCATTTGATTGAGCAATTCCATTTGAATTGATTTCTCCTGCTGCTTGATGTAAATGCCCCTGCCCTCAGTCTTTGGCGATCTGACACTTACCTGGGAAAACTGTTGTTCTGCTGAGCAGCTGTGCCTCTCAGAAACATCTGTAGAAAGAAAGTGTCAGCCAGGAGAGTTCTGGAGAAAACAGCCAGAATCTAAGAGAAAGGTTTTTATGAACGGATAATGCCATGGGTTCTCTATTCCTCTGCCAGCTGGAAGCATTTTACAGTTCAGTtcatttcagttcagtttattgtttatCCCAGAAAAGCAATTTGTATGCAGCAGAAAGACATCACATGAGACTATACAACACGAACCACCCAATTTACACcataaaaacagcaataaaacagCAGCTTCAGCCGGAGTGAGAATGAAGAGCTGCAGAGTTGTGTTGGAGTCATAATGAAGGTaaacacaaaactacaaaaactcaAACAATAGTTTGAGTATTCTATACTGTCATTTTACAACTCCTCCTTCTCTATTCAAAtgtgggagtcatcccaaaagaatcaataaagagaagtctaagtctaataataaagatgaataaataaatacaggcGTCTGTGATATAAGCAAGGGCTATCTCCTCCTCTTAGCTGAGTTGAGTATAAAAGTGTTTTATAATTTATGACTTATTTGCATTGCTAATCCTTTTACATCACACTTTGGCTTTGAGGACTAGCTCAGTAAACCCTGATGGAGGCTatcatacacagaaacacacaatggGCTTCACTCAACACAGTGATGTCATTgggaaaacaagaaagaaatagCTGTATGCATTCTTCTATTTTTCCCAAAACAGGAAATTAGTTTTCTAGTCTACACAGAAGATTTCTTTCAGGAGTAAACAGCTCGAGTTGAGCAAATTCTGCTAAGAATGCCGCAATAAGAGGCTTGCAGCATACTCCAACAATAAGAGTTCACAGTCTccataaagaaaatatattggTAGACTTTCTTTCTAAATAGATGTTAGGCTCGGCTGTGGAGTAAGACGTTATGGTAAGCAAAGGAAATATACCCAGGGCATCATCCCAGCCTTGACGAGGCCACAGTGTGATTCAGAGAGACCAAACTCTGGAAATTTAATTTCCTCCAAAAGGCCATGtaaaattcttttaaaaatctTATAACTTCTGCTGGACCTAGTTTGTGTTGTCCAGTATGCTGCTTAAAAGGGATTTATGACCTGAGtgcaatctgtttttttatgtgcttCAAAAGGGACAGGGATGGAATAACATGTCTGACATGTGTCCAGCAATTAATCTTAGGATTCAAAACATATTATGATAATTGCTGTTTTTTCTATAATTGCTGTAAATGTCTAACTAGCAGTCATGTATAAAGCACTTGAAAGCAATGCTTgagtataataaaaaaaaagtatctgagcagaaaatgactttggtagaaTTAAAATTCACTCTCTGGAATACTACTTAAGTCactttatttgagtttttttcaacattaatacgccccccccccccccagcctgcctaggGCCCCccccattggctagaaatggtgatgggtgtaaactgagccctgggtatcctgctctgcctttgagaaaatgaaagctcagatggccCGATGTGGAATcgtccccttatgaggtcataaggggcaaggtcacctcccctttctctacgTTGCCCCTCCCACCCCCCAGAGAACTTGGCCCAccaatgagaaagagagacaacatgGCTTTCCAACGAGCAAAACGGCATTTATTCAAGgtcacacccccagcctccacctttccatccatccagtattagggaccactaaggtctgtataaagcatccaagagcaccatgtcatggggcctttaaagtatctgatattaacaaaagtcattttctgaaattaaatgtgcTTAAATATAGTAACGCATAATATTCAGGGTTTCCACATACTTCTTGAACATGGAATTCAACCAACAACATTTCTTAAATTTAATCGTTTACTCCAAAAACATTTCTAGCAGGTGCCTAAGATGCTCAGAGGAAATTTAGTAAGAGTAAACGTTTCCAGAAAGATGAATTActaagtaaagtacagataaaTGAATTTCTTACATAAGtgcagtaacaaagtatttgtgctttgtgacaTTACACCAACTGGTCCTCTGACTTATagtaacaacaataacacatacatacatcataCTCTTTATGATTTTGGATAATGTATGGTTCTGGGACAACAACTACTTTGCCAAGGTTAGGATAAGATTGTagagtgtgtttaaaaaatatattgttaatGTCAGAAAAGTATTATGTGTCACAGGTAAACAAAGAATACCTTGCAAAGGCTAGAGAGGACCAAAAAGACATTCTGTCCTGGTAgttataattcataattcacATGGTCACTAGAGGTCTTGGGACAAATAACCAATGccattgtttttcttacttgttgttgtcatttgtaATTCTGTGTAAGAAGTGTGTAAAACCAGGGGAAGCACACTTTACATTTTCtgcgttgtttttttaattttaaatgtttttaatggctAATCTCTTTGCTTTTGTGTTGACCCACAGTGGGAAACACAGATCTCGTTTAACAAAGGAAACGACCTGGTTCAGAGCTTTTAGCAACTGATATTGCATAAGGCCTACTATCAGTGTTTGGGCAGCGCTGCCTCTATTCATCAACACAGTTATGGAAACACTGGTGTTTTTCTAGGAACTATGGGGGTTGCGGTTTTCTCGAGTGATTGAAGATGCtttctgaaaaaaatctgaatctggATTTTCTCTttgcaacagggcaattcaaagtgctatgcatacaaacaattaaaaaagcagttaaaaagaattaaaaacataaaaatacaaaaagaaaaagaagaagaagaacaaaaaagaaatggaaaataactTTGGAAACAACGtcaaaaagcacccacaacattaaaagagtgacaaaaatgttggaaaaagcgataataatgttgaaaacaccctttttttcatggttgacgggaagacaacacacgggttaaaTTCTCTTTATATGCTTCCATATAAATATGCTTCGTACGGTTCGAATTTTCAACAATGTAACtacattagcatttaaaaatataaaaacagatcaAACATGGGAATAACAGTTGCaattaagaataataaaaaacaatcatttaaagaagaaaacagtgcATTGTTTTGTAATAATCCAGTTGAATGATATTTCCCATTTGGAGGTCATGCCAAGTTACAATCAAAGTTGAAAACCATCCGATCTGTTCCAATCAGCTAACATCCTGTTTCATCATTCAGTGGAGGCTTCCACCCTTCGAAACCACAACATCCCCTCTGGACCCTCTAAACCACAcagaaagaagtgataaaaacacacatacacactgtatgtacacaCTGAACTCACTTTTGCTTTGACTTTGATGTGGGTTTTAACCAAAAAGCCAAATGCTTCCACTTCACACTCATTACACATTCAAATTCTCACAACACGCTTTGGAAAGAAATCCTGTCCAAGTACCCCCCCTCCAGAGTTCCCCTCTGAGAGGATAAAAGCGTCAGATTTACCACTTCAAAGAACTTTTAATCTCATATTTGCTTCAGCGAGATCTCCAATTCACCCTGCAGGAAGTCATCCAAGCCCTTTATTGTTAAGGTGTAATATAGAACTCAGGAATCATAATCTTCTAAAATGGTGCTCAGCTGCAGTTTTATTTAAAGCGTTTgactaaacaaataaaactaccCCTAAACTTAATCCGGGCCCCATGCATTCTCCTAGGGAACAATTCAATTCCTTTTACgttttttctcaaaatgcaaggttagaaggaaggaaaaaatgtCCATTTGATTGACAGAGAATCATATCAAATTGCCCACagtgagaaagaggagaggacacATATGGCTGCCCTCTGTAATGGTCTTAACTGGAGCGTCAGATCAAAGCTGGACAGGTAGAGTACACTGACACATTGTATGGGTCCTGTGGTATTTGAGTTAAAGAATGTAGGATCACAAAAGCATCCAGTCGTTTTActatatatacagatatatgGTACTTTTTCGTTAGTGCATATGGTCCCTTGATGGTTTGAAGACTGGGTCCAATCCAGAATCAACCAAGTAATGTTGACAGAATGGTTGAAATACCTGCACTTCTGCAGTCTTTCATTTTGGTCTTAAAACGCCCTTAAAATAAATTAGAGTTTTACATCAGCCAGATATTATTTAATCTGGCTATTGTTGAAATACCTTCGGTCGAGCCAATCTACCACTGGCAGCCTTAAACTACACTTTGGCTTAACCTCAAGTATTTCGAgatcttttgtttcctttgagGCATGTCAGAGACCTTTCAGACtgtgtgaaaacatttcaaactggCGACCCAGGTATTCAGATGGGGGACACGGTCCCTAATGAAAATCAACATCATCAGTCATTTCAGCAAAGGCCCAATAATCCAGGTAACAAAGACCTCCAGATGCCCGTAAGGCTCAACAAAACATGGGACTCTGACACATGAGAACGCtgtttgtttcatgttgtaCACATCTTAATCAAGTAGGTaccatttataaaaaatacagataaaacCACAATACACAATTAATTTGACTAAGTAATTCATACAATATGAAGgtttacactttatttgaaggtatctactgtacataagagagacatgacactgtcatgaatgtgtcattaacattataaacaagtcatgaCTGTTTATTacataacacttcttttagtaagtggcATGACAAGTcctggttagggttagggtttgtgtgtcatgacagtgtcatgtcactcttatgtagataccttcaagtaaagtgttaccaaatacAGTGCAGACAGGTCAACCAAAGGCCTGTTGACAAAGGTAGTTGATTTGAATAGAGTCAACAACCCCGAACCTTGTTCAAGTAGTTATTTCAACCTAAACTAGGACCATTCTCTAACTAAGTCCTTCTGGGCATAAACCCAACCAAACCTCAACCATTGCTATGTCAAGTGAGaaaacaatttcaatttcaaaggCAATGCCGTCTTGCCAAAAAAAGGCATCAGAtcaaaaaacacttcacttcaTACTATTGAGGGATTGTTGCGATGTGGCCTATAGACTAAATCTATATTTCTTGATCTGTTCAACaggaaaaggagacagagacactgTACTGGACAGTGAGGTTGTCCTGACCAAAATGAAGCTCTTCAGCAACTTCCAGGAGAGGTTCCTGATGGGCGAAGACAACGTGTCCACCATCTCCACCGTGTCCGTTACAGAGCAGGACATTTCGGACCCCCCCAAAGCCTCTGATGTGAATTCCCATCTTGATGACAAGCCCGGACAGCCTCGAATGGAGTCGGACTCCGACTACCTGTCTGACATTTTCTTACACTCTCAGCTCCCGAGGTTGTACAAGTTTGAGTCGGAGGACTCAGGAGTGGAGCTGACAAGTGGAGCTAACTCTCCGTCCACCCCGACAGGCTCTGAGCAGAGCTTCATGGTCCACAGTCGAGAGTCCTCCTGCAACACCTGCAACCTAAACTCTGACCCTACCACTCTCCCTGATAAAATAGTCACATATGCACAGGGCTCGGAGATTAAACAGGCAGAGGACTCAGTAGATAGTAGTCTGAGCACAGCAGTGGATACTCAGGATAATGTGTTCATGCACTCAGAGAAACTGAGCTCGGCTGCGAGAGTGGAACTGCACATAGGTGAGGACGTGGATAGAGACCAGTGCAGGGCTTCAGGAATCAGCCGTGAAAGACATGAGGAGATGGTGTCTGGACAACTCAAGGACAACGGTGCTGTAAGTGAAAGGACCTGCTTAGAGGACACAACCGGAGCCTGCGATGACATGCCAGCCACTGACGGTCAGCCAGAGAACATGAGGAGGAGTGCCACCAGTGACAGCCTGAGGGAGTACATGGACGAATGCTGCAAACTTAGTGAGGTAAGAAGAACATCCACTGATATCCATACATGTTCTGCACTTTATATGGGTGCAGGTTAATAAAGGTAGCTCAGAAGTTCTTCTCCCAAGCCACATCCTCCAGCTATTCTTTGGAGACCTTCCTTTCCTGTTCCCAGGCCATATGGGATAGGCTAAATAGCCCCTCCAGCAATTTCTGAGTCCACCCCGATTCTCCTTCTAGTCTAGACAAGTAGATGTaaatgtgtatgaatgtttatctgatgagcaggtgacacCTTGTATGCCAGCCTCGTCCACCAGTGTTTTCATGAAcgtgtgtgtgaaaaatgagGGTACCTGTAGAGtgtaaagcgctttgagtagtcgctAAGACAAAAAAGGACTATACACATGCAGACCATTTACATCTAcaatacatttctgtgtgtgagtgtgtagtaTGTTTAGTGCTTCCAAAAATGAATGAGGCGGAACTGAATAAGGTTCCTCCCTTTTGAGCCAGCAATGGAGATATTTTGTCTTCTGTCAAAATCTCTAATTTTAAACTCTTTGCATCTATGTCAACAGGTTATTGCATCACTGCAATTGAAATAAGGTTCACAGTACATTTAGTGCATTTATAGGTATGATTAACACACCCCGGTCCTTTGATTTTCAGATTGTGTCTTTAACTAAGTAGCACTGGAGCTGTACCTTTGACCTATTCCTATgccagagacaaaaaaagccaCTGTACTCATTCACAAGGGGCATGCTTTATTCACgtaatgggaaaaaaatagttattttctTGTTCACATCCAAAATGAAAGAACAAAGTGGGCTCTACAGAGAGAGCACCTGACAGCTGTGGAAGCTGCAAAGTCATAATCAGCTGTTTGATGTTCCTGAAAACATCCAGGTCAGGCTTTGAgaccgtctctctctctgagacaTGTGCATGAATCACGTTTTGGATTGGAGGTACATTGTGGAAGCATGACTAAAAAAGGCTCAAAGCATCTTTTAAGTTACAATCTTCTTTCCCAAAAGAGAATATTGTTTGAAAGAGTAAATTCATTATAAGTATTATTAACATTTCTATTGACAGGGATCCACTATTACTTTTCACTCTGAGGGGAACATGGCAATCCGTCCAGTGGTTGTCcaccatcctcctcttcctccatcttcTAAAACAATGTCAAGTTCAAAGGCCTTTCTGAAGACAAGGTTGTTATCATTGCTGGCACAAGACGCAAGCTTTCACTCACACAAAGGGCAGTAGGGTGGGGGGGCATGCGTTACAGTGCACGGCAGCTTTTCCCGTGGACTCGCATGTCATGCAGCACCTGTTCATCTCGGAGGGACTGGAGATTTTTCTAGCGATACTGTCGTTGACCACCTGCCCCTCTCTCATCTGAATCAACCCCCCCACACCATTTTCCGAGCCCAGAGCTTGGCGGCCTACCTGGATGCATCTAATAGGTGTCAAATATCTCAAATTACTCGCATATTTACCCGGAAAAAAGGTTCTTTGATGGGTCCCCGGAGCCCCTGTAAGGTAATGGCGTGTGGCAGTGGCTTTTAGGGGCCCAGCATGACGGACTCTAGAGGTACATTAAAGTAATGTGGTGTTGCCTCCACGGTCATCATTATCACTTGTCACCACAGCTAATAATGTAATTCCTTTCCCTGCTTAATGGAACTCTGTAGTCCACGGCCGAGGGATAATGGATTTGTCTTGCCTcaaaaatgtgaacatgaagaactttgtcttttttacccACGTGCCTTTTCTCTTTTACTCTGTTCCTCTGTGAAGTATGGCAGTGAACAATAATGGATCCTATCGTCTCTGCAAGTTTTAAGATTCAGATGCAAGAGAGAGTGTATCATTAAGTGCACTGCTATCATGTTTTCAGCATCAGGTGGTAGCAGTGATCATGTGGACCTTTACATGTCTGATCTTAAATGCGGTATCAATTTTCAAAGCATACCTACCTCATCAGTGCTAGTGTGAAATGTAATTAATGAAGCCTGGAGGCTTTTGGTTGACTTGCATTCCTCAGCTGCACAACATAAGTTAGAACAGCACAGATGTGTTCCCGCCTTCATTGGAAGGccacagtcagtcagtcatcagGGATTTCAAGTCCCtgtaatttcattcatttctactgtttattgatcctcaAATTACAATTTGCACTCTGTTTTTATTGGACAAGAGacgtcagagtgagtgggctgccaccaatccacactctgtactttggtccatactgGGACTTGACCAGTGACTCCCTACAGGCTGAGCTGCCAGCCCGAAACACCCTTGTAAAGTCGACTACATTTCTGTCAATGAATACAAGCTGACAACAATATGACCAACAGACTGATCAACAAATGAACTAATTGGTGTTTTAATGCAAAGACGTGAACCTGCATTAATAAGCAGCATCTTGCATCCAGTAATCTGTTCAAGAAGGAAAAGTAACATATGCATAGACTGAATTCATCAACATTTCGACTAAAAATGTTAGGCAACAAATTAGCTTGAACATACCATAAAAACATGCCGTCCAGCATGTGGACATAAAAAGTTAACATAATACTAACATTACCTTATTACATTAACTGTATTGTTACTTTTAGTTTGAAATCCTTTATGTTCATAGATTCGTTTGTTATTGGTAGGAGTAGAGTATGCAAGAATAAATAGGCTGTCAATAGTCTGAGGGCTCAGTTGTGCTCCAATCAAA
This portion of the Etheostoma cragini isolate CJK2018 chromosome 17, CSU_Ecrag_1.0, whole genome shotgun sequence genome encodes:
- the si:ch211-250c4.3 gene encoding uncharacterized protein si:ch211-250c4.3; the encoded protein is MSVKRKKAGLVISWQKSFSILAPWRKGKGDRDTVLDSEVVLTKMKLFSNFQERFLMGEDNVSTISTVSVTEQDISDPPKASDVNSHLDDKPGQPRMESDSDYLSDIFLHSQLPRLYKFESEDSGVELTSGANSPSTPTGSEQSFMVHSRESSCNTCNLNSDPTTLPDKIVTYAQGSEIKQAEDSVDSSLSTAVDTQDNVFMHSEKLSSAARVELHIGEDVDRDQCRASGISRERHEEMVSGQLKDNGAVSERTCLEDTTGACDDMPATDGQPENMRRSATSDSLREYMDECCKLSEAQQSPSPLGSGLGYLEHICQLMEKIGQLQETNLQLQRHICSLQKDDRMTKTKEDFFQQHCSCGAASLVFQDLHKRHFRSECLSPSGTLSDLSTIHEVTRHPLISARRDVSAEGSTPVPLWGKGLNRRSYTEGEDRFLGDSTDGLSTPQRMLRESCTWGRVKDLVRRSKLRNQSRLGLTSSSLKMSCPQLYMLDLEPADPAARNRNSMIALGHQSKLDFPWLQ